The Branchiostoma floridae strain S238N-H82 chromosome 17, Bfl_VNyyK, whole genome shotgun sequence genome has a window encoding:
- the LOC118404763 gene encoding carcinoembryonic antigen-related cell adhesion molecule 21-like yields the protein MIPQNGDVLLFGLVCGFLLSTGLVQASVVYIQTGSTSALSCGVTLTGSLTLRTATWRKQGSPVVVVAEYLIGTSTAGPAYTGRASVNDTGFLLLERVTQADDGMYSCQATLSDFSITEMVEPELQVVDSPGTPTLSMSPNPTCENENQDVQLTCSVASGTTPFTYTFHVVHPAGNRQYAADSV from the exons ATGATACCTCAAAACGGTGACGTGTTACTTTTTGGACTTGTTTGTGGATTCCTTTTGTCTACAGGACTTGTTCAAG CCTCCGTGGTGTACATCCAGACAGGAAGCACGTCTGCTCTGTCCTGTGGAGTCACCCTGACTGGAAGTTTGACTCTAAGGACAGCAACATGGAGGAAACAGGGATCACCTGTTGTCGTTGTTGCTGAATACCTCATAGGAACATCAACGGCAGGTCCAGCCTACACAGGACGGGCTTCAGTCAACGATACCGGGTTCCTCCTGCTTGAGCGAGTAACACAGGCTGACGATGGGATGTACAGCTGTCAGGCTACTTTGAGTGACTTCAGTATTACAGAAATGGTGGAGCCTGAGCTGCAAGTAGTTG ATTCCCCCGGCACCCCGACCCTGTCCATGAGCCCTAACCCCACCTGTGAAAACGAGAACCAGGATGTCCAGCTGACCTGTAGTGTGGCGTCAGGAACCACACCCTTCACCTACACCTTCCACGTGGTTCACCCAGCTGGCAACAGGCAGTACGCAGCTGACTCTGTCTGA